One window of Chamaesiphon minutus PCC 6605 genomic DNA carries:
- a CDS encoding tetratricopeptide repeat-containing S1 family peptidase, whose protein sequence is MKNYLLPAALFGSITLVSYISPAVARSSVELQQIAKQSTVQIAKCDLASGAIVQKNANTYTVLTVAHAVKKTGCEIVAPDDTKYRVTQVKTFPNNIDLALVSFTSDKNYAVAKLTANSDRVEAGEVIYVSGFPVSSAIGSSVFTFVKGNVVANPPGKPQGNGYSLIYSNNARSGHSGGPVWNDRGEVVAIHGRRDIDTKLQLTTNSNVRVKTGYNLGITVNTFTKLATTAGIRGYSPATLATRSKPVDDLVASALQKESKGDYRGMLADLNQAIFLDSQNAQLYYNRGVAKTLLKNRDAIEDFNRAIALNLNDSDVYNNRGYIKSDLGDKKGAIQDFNRAISIDATNARAYHNRGNAKAALNNPKSALEDFNRAISLDDTLAPAYLNRSTVKAILGDTKGKLADLERAIAIAPNYIEAHENLGMAKSELGDSKGAIESFNRAIALNPKNANNYSSRGIARSKVADDKGAIEDFDRAIALDANQAKAYTNRGLLKAKLGDKKAALLDLKKAANRFKRQGQTASYNRVLSEIRRISSRGNK, encoded by the coding sequence ATGAAAAATTACCTGTTGCCAGCGGCACTTTTTGGCTCGATAACTCTAGTTAGCTATATCTCTCCGGCGGTAGCTCGATCGTCAGTTGAGTTGCAGCAGATTGCCAAACAATCCACAGTGCAGATTGCTAAGTGCGATCTGGCTTCTGGCGCGATCGTCCAAAAGAATGCAAATACTTACACAGTATTGACCGTAGCCCACGCGGTCAAGAAAACGGGTTGTGAGATCGTCGCTCCAGATGATACTAAATATCGCGTCACGCAGGTAAAAACTTTTCCAAATAATATCGACCTCGCACTCGTTAGTTTTACTAGTGACAAGAATTATGCAGTTGCCAAACTAACTGCCAATTCCGATCGAGTGGAAGCTGGTGAGGTTATCTATGTATCTGGGTTCCCAGTGTCTAGTGCGATCGGCTCATCGGTGTTTACGTTTGTCAAAGGGAATGTGGTTGCCAATCCACCCGGTAAGCCACAGGGCAATGGTTACTCGCTAATTTACAGTAATAATGCGCGATCGGGACATAGTGGCGGCCCCGTCTGGAACGATCGCGGCGAAGTGGTAGCGATTCACGGACGAAGAGATATCGATACCAAGCTGCAATTGACGACGAATAGTAATGTGCGCGTCAAGACTGGCTACAATTTGGGGATTACAGTTAATACCTTTACCAAACTCGCCACCACCGCCGGAATTAGGGGCTACTCACCTGCAACATTAGCAACTCGATCGAAACCAGTAGACGATTTAGTTGCCAGTGCCTTACAAAAAGAAAGCAAAGGCGACTATCGGGGCATGTTAGCCGATCTGAATCAGGCAATCTTCCTCGATTCCCAAAACGCACAACTTTACTATAACCGGGGTGTTGCCAAAACGCTGCTAAAGAATAGGGACGCGATCGAAGATTTCAATCGCGCGATCGCCCTCAATTTGAATGACTCTGATGTTTATAATAATCGGGGCTATATTAAGTCCGATTTAGGCGATAAAAAAGGGGCGATCCAAGACTTTAATCGGGCGATCTCGATCGATGCTACAAATGCCAGAGCCTATCACAATCGGGGCAATGCCAAAGCCGCTCTCAACAATCCTAAAAGCGCGCTAGAGGACTTCAATCGGGCAATTTCGCTAGATGATACCCTAGCTCCCGCTTATCTGAATCGAAGCACTGTCAAGGCGATTTTGGGCGATACTAAAGGCAAATTGGCAGACTTAGAAAGGGCGATCGCGATCGCTCCCAATTATATCGAAGCCCATGAAAATCTCGGAATGGCCAAATCCGAACTCGGCGACTCCAAAGGTGCGATCGAAAGTTTCAACCGCGCGATTGCTCTCAATCCCAAAAATGCTAACAACTATAGCAGTCGCGGAATTGCCCGATCGAAAGTGGCAGACGATAAAGGTGCGATCGAGGATTTCGATCGGGCGATCGCTCTCGATGCTAATCAGGCTAAAGCTTATACCAATCGCGGTTTACTTAAAGCTAAATTAGGCGATAAAAAAGCCGCGCTCCTAGACTTAAAAAAAGCTGCCAACCGATTTAAACGTCAAGGCCAAACCGCAAGCTACAACCGAGTCTTGAGCGAGATCCGCCGGATTAGTTCGCGAGGCAATAAGTAA
- a CDS encoding tetratricopeptide repeat-containing S1 family peptidase, producing MDILPKMKNYLLPTTLLGSIASGGLFTIALVSSVSPAMALSPVEIQRIAKQTTVQITGCDFGSGVIIRKNGSTYTVLTVAHNFRKSGCQLTTPDDTKYQIGKVKTFPNNVDLAAVTFTSNKSYPIAKLIDNSDRVEATETVYVSGFPLSSAINTSVFTIVKGDVVANPPSKQQGKGYSLIYSNNTLPGQSGGPVWNERGELIAIHGQGDIDTKLQTTVNDNVRVKTGYNLGITVNTFAKLATTAGIDGYTRTTVAAKPKPVEDYLANAILEENKGNYRGMLTEADRAIAIDPNNARLYYIRGVAKFQLDDKKGAADDYTKSIALNPRYPQAYSNRAYARAELGNPNGALEDTNRAIALDPKFALAYVNRSLAKFKFGDFKGVIEDTTRAIAIDPAIAIAYSNRSLAKSELGDQRGAIEDANRALAIDAKLGEAYINRGLANLRLGDNRAAIPDFERGAALKPTLAQAHSNIGVAKLQLGDTQGAIASSNRAISLNPNLPEGYFVRGFAKYQLGDHKGAIEDANRTISLRPTFAQAYANRAIARLQLGDNKQGLADLRKSAELFKQQGQMADYNRIMKAIEQLNRAN from the coding sequence ATGGATATTTTGCCGAAGATGAAAAACTACTTGTTGCCGACTACACTGCTAGGATCGATCGCCTCTGGCGGACTATTTACCATCGCTTTAGTTAGCTCTGTCTCACCTGCGATGGCATTATCGCCAGTCGAGATCCAACGGATTGCCAAACAAACCACCGTACAAATTACGGGATGCGACTTTGGTTCGGGAGTGATTATTCGCAAAAATGGCAGTACTTATACCGTGCTGACGGTAGCGCATAATTTTAGAAAGAGTGGCTGTCAACTGACAACTCCAGACGATACTAAATATCAAATCGGCAAGGTCAAGACTTTTCCCAATAACGTCGATTTGGCAGCAGTGACTTTTACGAGCAACAAAAGCTATCCAATTGCCAAGCTAATTGACAACTCCGATCGGGTGGAAGCAACTGAAACCGTTTATGTGTCTGGGTTTCCATTATCTTCAGCAATTAATACGTCTGTGTTTACGATCGTCAAGGGGGATGTGGTTGCCAACCCGCCCAGCAAACAACAGGGTAAAGGATATTCGCTGATTTATAGTAATAATACGTTGCCGGGACAAAGCGGCGGCCCAGTTTGGAACGAACGCGGCGAGTTAATCGCCATTCACGGTCAAGGCGACATCGATACCAAGCTCCAAACGACGGTCAATGACAATGTGCGCGTCAAGACTGGATACAATCTTGGCATCACTGTCAATACTTTTGCCAAGCTCGCCACCACAGCCGGAATTGATGGTTATACACGGACGACAGTCGCTGCCAAACCCAAACCCGTCGAGGATTACTTAGCTAATGCGATCCTCGAAGAGAACAAAGGTAACTATCGCGGCATGTTAACCGAAGCAGATCGGGCGATCGCGATCGACCCCAACAATGCGCGACTGTATTATATACGCGGTGTTGCCAAGTTTCAGCTCGACGACAAAAAAGGTGCGGCTGATGACTACACCAAGAGTATTGCCCTCAATCCTAGATATCCCCAAGCATACTCCAATCGAGCCTATGCCAGAGCTGAGTTAGGCAATCCTAATGGCGCACTCGAAGATACCAATCGCGCGATTGCCCTCGATCCTAAATTTGCGCTGGCTTATGTCAATCGCAGTCTGGCTAAATTTAAGTTCGGCGATTTTAAAGGTGTCATCGAAGATACCACTCGCGCGATCGCCATCGATCCGGCGATTGCGATCGCTTATTCCAATCGCAGTCTGGCTAAGTCAGAATTAGGCGATCAACGCGGCGCAATCGAAGATGCTAATCGCGCACTGGCGATCGATGCTAAATTAGGCGAAGCCTATATCAATCGCGGTTTGGCCAATCTCAGACTGGGAGACAATCGAGCGGCGATCCCAGATTTTGAACGTGGTGCCGCGCTCAAACCCACTCTCGCCCAAGCCCACAGTAATATTGGTGTTGCCAAGCTCCAACTCGGCGATACCCAAGGTGCGATCGCCAGCTCCAATCGGGCAATTTCACTCAATCCTAACCTTCCTGAAGGTTACTTCGTGCGCGGGTTTGCCAAATATCAACTCGGCGACCATAAAGGCGCGATCGAAGATGCCAACCGCACGATCTCGCTCAGACCGACCTTCGCTCAAGCCTACGCCAATCGTGCCATCGCTAGGCTGCAATTAGGCGATAACAAACAGGGTTTAGCAGATTTGCGCAAGTCGGCAGAACTATTTAAGCAGCAAGGGCAAATGGCCGACTATAATCGAATTATGAAAGCGATCGAGCAACTCAATCGCGCGAATTAA
- the pcrA gene encoding DNA helicase PcrA has translation MTANTNFLAHLNSSQRRSVEHYCGALLVVAGAGSGKTRALTYRIANLIRTHHVDPAHILAVTFTNKAAKEMRSRIELLFAQQQAELKFGKPWGALDDYQQTQLRSHVYKTIIKDLWIGTFHGLFSKVLRFDIEKYQDEKGRTWNKNFSIFDDSDCQGLVKQIVVKQLDLDDKKFEPRAVRYAISTAKNQGLSPDEYSKQQNDYRGRVISDVYKHYQDALCANNALDFDDLLLVPVQLFRQNAQVLDYWHRKFRHILVDEYQDTNRTQYDLIQLLVTNGVDSKTFNNWEHRSIFVVGDADQSIYSFRAADFTILMNFQDDFGDSMPDDRTETMVKLEENYRSRENILAAANHLIQHNTQRIDKILKATRGEGEPIFLYKADNEIDEAEFVVSQIRKLLRENPELNYGNFAALYRTNAQSRPIEDAFVRSQIPYTIVGGLKFYDRREIKDIVAYLRAIANPNDTVSLLRVINTPRRGVGQTTIDNLQNAAQQLGVPLWEILNDETSVKTVAGRSSKGVLNFAEIINKWRSESETRPVVDIVTGIVEDTGYVHELQTQGTDEALERIQNVQELVNATIQFQEESDEPSLEAYLASAALSSDLDNLQEGKEAVSLMTLHASKGLEFPIVFLVGLEAGLFPSFRSLNDPMAVEEERRLCYVGITRAQEMLYLSHARERRLYGSREPAIRSQFIGELPPELLNSNLRTKIKAQTPDRTSPKDPKTVGKTNAQTTGWRVGDRVIHRSFGVGQISHVFGTGNKQSIAIKFPNLGQKIVDPKIAGLQKID, from the coding sequence ATGACTGCTAATACCAACTTCCTCGCGCATCTCAATTCTTCCCAACGGCGTTCCGTCGAGCATTATTGTGGAGCCTTATTAGTAGTAGCTGGAGCTGGTAGCGGCAAAACTCGCGCACTCACGTATCGGATTGCTAACCTAATTCGCACCCATCATGTCGATCCGGCGCACATTTTGGCAGTTACCTTTACTAATAAAGCGGCTAAAGAAATGCGATCGAGAATCGAATTACTCTTTGCCCAGCAGCAAGCAGAATTAAAATTTGGCAAACCTTGGGGCGCGTTAGATGACTATCAGCAAACCCAATTGCGATCGCATGTCTATAAGACGATAATTAAAGACTTATGGATCGGCACATTTCACGGTTTGTTTAGTAAGGTATTACGATTTGATATCGAAAAATATCAAGATGAAAAGGGACGTACTTGGAATAAGAATTTCTCGATTTTTGATGATAGCGACTGCCAAGGGCTAGTCAAGCAAATTGTCGTCAAGCAGTTAGATCTAGATGACAAAAAATTCGAGCCGCGTGCGGTGCGGTATGCAATTAGTACTGCCAAAAACCAAGGCTTATCCCCAGATGAATATAGTAAGCAGCAGAATGACTATCGGGGCAGAGTAATCTCGGATGTTTATAAACACTATCAAGATGCACTGTGTGCGAATAATGCTCTAGACTTTGACGATCTATTATTAGTTCCAGTTCAACTATTTCGTCAGAATGCCCAAGTGCTGGATTATTGGCATCGAAAATTCCGACATATTTTAGTTGATGAATACCAAGACACTAACCGCACCCAATACGATTTAATTCAACTATTAGTAACTAATGGCGTCGATAGTAAAACCTTTAACAATTGGGAGCATAGATCGATCTTTGTGGTGGGCGATGCCGATCAATCTATCTATTCATTCCGTGCGGCAGATTTTACAATTTTGATGAATTTTCAGGATGATTTTGGCGATAGTATGCCAGACGATCGGACTGAGACGATGGTGAAGTTGGAAGAAAACTATCGATCGCGCGAGAATATTTTAGCTGCTGCCAATCATCTGATCCAACATAACACTCAACGGATCGATAAAATTCTTAAAGCGACGCGCGGCGAAGGCGAACCGATCTTCTTGTATAAGGCAGATAATGAGATCGATGAAGCTGAATTTGTCGTCAGTCAAATTCGCAAACTATTACGCGAAAATCCCGAACTGAACTATGGAAACTTTGCGGCACTATACCGCACCAATGCTCAATCGCGACCGATCGAAGATGCCTTCGTGCGATCGCAAATTCCGTATACAATCGTGGGTGGATTAAAGTTCTACGATCGGCGAGAAATTAAAGATATCGTTGCCTATCTACGCGCGATCGCCAATCCTAACGATACGGTTAGTTTGCTGCGGGTGATTAATACCCCCAGACGTGGTGTCGGACAAACCACGATCGATAATCTCCAAAATGCCGCACAGCAATTAGGTGTCCCGTTATGGGAAATCTTAAATGATGAAACTTCAGTTAAAACTGTCGCCGGAAGATCGTCTAAGGGCGTACTTAATTTTGCCGAGATTATTAATAAGTGGCGCAGCGAATCCGAAACTCGTCCGGTTGTCGATATCGTAACGGGAATTGTTGAAGATACTGGTTACGTCCACGAATTGCAAACCCAAGGGACAGATGAAGCTCTCGAACGCATTCAAAACGTCCAAGAATTAGTCAACGCGACGATCCAATTTCAAGAAGAAAGTGATGAGCCAAGTCTCGAAGCTTATCTAGCCAGTGCCGCCCTTAGCTCGGATTTAGATAATCTTCAAGAAGGTAAAGAAGCCGTCTCGCTGATGACATTACATGCGTCTAAGGGATTAGAATTTCCGATTGTATTTTTGGTGGGCTTAGAAGCAGGCTTATTCCCTAGTTTTCGATCGCTTAACGATCCGATGGCTGTGGAAGAAGAACGCCGATTATGCTACGTAGGCATCACTCGCGCGCAAGAGATGTTATATCTATCTCACGCCCGCGAACGTCGCTTATATGGCTCTAGAGAACCTGCCATTCGATCGCAATTTATCGGCGAGTTGCCACCAGAATTACTTAATAGCAATCTGCGTACAAAAATTAAAGCACAAACGCCCGATCGCACCTCACCAAAAGACCCCAAAACTGTCGGTAAAACTAACGCCCAAACCACAGGCTGGCGCGTTGGCGATCGCGTAATTCATCGCAGTTTTGGGGTGGGTCAAATTTCACATGTATTTGGGACTGGGAATAAACAATCGATCGCTATTAAATTTCCCAATCTCGGTCAAAAAATTGTCGATCCTAAGATTGCTGGACTTCAGAAAATCGATTAA
- a CDS encoding DUF938 domain-containing protein, translating to MDESLDLRRYAPATERNREPILAVLRQVLPPTGTILEISSGTGEHGIFMAPQLAPRYWLPSDPNPDARASIMAWQQSIPCDNICLPIDLDASSSQWLVESGELPDCDFQQHPITAIVNINMIHIAPKSAYLGLFAGAKRILPIDGILYLYGPFKQGGVHTSPSNEAFDASLQSQNPDWGVRDLEEITTVAQSHHLALQKVYPMPANNLSVVFKLVG from the coding sequence ATGGATGAGTCTTTAGATCTTAGGCGGTACGCACCCGCCACCGAACGCAATCGCGAACCGATTCTGGCAGTTTTGCGGCAAGTATTACCGCCGACAGGTACCATTCTCGAAATTTCCAGTGGTACTGGCGAACATGGTATTTTTATGGCTCCCCAACTTGCGCCGCGCTATTGGTTGCCATCCGATCCCAATCCCGATGCTAGAGCTAGCATTATGGCATGGCAACAGTCCATACCGTGCGATAATATATGCTTACCTATCGATCTCGATGCCAGCAGTTCTCAGTGGTTGGTAGAATCTGGAGAATTACCAGATTGCGATTTTCAGCAGCATCCGATTACAGCGATCGTGAATATTAATATGATTCATATCGCGCCTAAATCTGCTTATTTGGGGCTATTTGCAGGCGCAAAGCGCATCCTCCCGATCGATGGTATCTTGTACTTATATGGCCCCTTTAAGCAGGGTGGAGTCCATACCTCTCCAAGTAATGAGGCTTTTGATGCCAGCCTTCAGAGTCAAAATCCTGACTGGGGCGTTAGAGATTTAGAAGAAATAACCACTGTCGCTCAAAGTCATCACTTAGCACTTCAAAAAGTCTATCCCATGCCAGCCAATAATCTTTCAGTTGTCTTTAAACTGGTTGGATAA
- a CDS encoding pentapeptide repeat-containing protein, with product MRNVNFTRCNLTGAEISHSPDFDGPYFFKCTFSDTILPDGNIAVDDSFEIGDSSYFAECIFNNTYLSDADIDDI from the coding sequence ATGAGGAATGTTAATTTCACTAGATGCAACTTGACTGGAGCCGAAATCAGCCATAGTCCTGATTTTGACGGACCTTATTTTTTTAAATGCACATTCAGCGACACGATCTTGCCCGATGGTAATATTGCTGTTGACGATAGTTTTGAAATCGGCGATAGTTCCTATTTTGCTGAGTGCATCTTCAACAACACTTATCTATCTGATGCAGATATTGATGATATTTAA
- a CDS encoding pentapeptide repeat-containing protein, whose translation MTAEELLKRYAAGERDSSGVEIQASDELVGANLAGINLSRSILAEMILERVNFGGANLKNTNFGQTDLNGANLQRADLSGANITFESLDNADLTYRSLY comes from the coding sequence ATGACTGCTGAAGAGTTGTTGAAGCGTTATGCGGCTGGGGAGAGAGATTCCAGTGGAGTCGAAATTCAAGCCTCTGACGAGTTGGTGGGTGCTAATTTGGCTGGTATTAATTTGAGTAGATCTATCTTGGCTGAAATGATTTTGGAGCGAGTCAATTTTGGTGGTGCCAATTTGAAAAATACTAATTTTGGGCAAACCGATCTGAATGGAGCTAATCTCCAAAGAGCTGACTTAAGTGGAGCTAACATTACTTTTGAAAGTTTGGACAATGCTGACTTGACTTATCGGAGCTTATATTAG
- the sir gene encoding sulfite reductase, ferredoxin dependent: MVTTSTPKKLAKVEHLKTDSNYLREPVASELLLDTNYFTEDAIQILKFHGSYQQDNRDNRVKGEEKDYQMMLRTRNPGGFIPPQLYLALDRLASDYGNETIRATTRQGFQMHGILKKNLKPAITAIVQNMGSTLGACGDLNRNVMAPPAPFKNKPEYRYALTYADRIADLLTPQSGAYYEVWLDGEKVISGEPAPEVKAALTKDLDPTIFPGDAEPLYGMQYMPRKFKIAITVPGDNSIDIFSQDLGLVVITNPKGQLLGFNVYAGGGLGRTHNKEETFARIADPIGYVTKANIYDLVKAIVSTQRDYGDRTNRRHARMKYLIHDWGVAKFKAKVEEYYGKKIQPLKQLPAFKYLDFLGWHEQGDGKLFLGISVVNGRIKDDGDFKLRTALREIVQTYQIPMRVTPHQNVLIYDIKPADRDKIDKILIANGVEPDPTKIDTLVRYSMACPALPTCGLAVTESERVAPSVNERFRALLDKLGLPDEQFVIRMTGCPNGCARPYMAEVGFVGSFPESYQVWLAGCPAQTRLAQVYTDRMHINDLETFFTPMLEYFKIDRKPDEGFGDFCNRVGLASIREVCKH; encoded by the coding sequence ATGGTTACCACTTCCACACCCAAAAAACTCGCCAAAGTAGAACATTTAAAGACAGATAGTAACTATCTGCGGGAACCTGTTGCCAGCGAGCTACTCCTCGATACAAATTATTTCACCGAAGACGCAATTCAGATCCTCAAGTTTCACGGCTCTTATCAGCAAGATAATCGCGATAATCGCGTTAAAGGTGAAGAAAAAGATTATCAAATGATGTTGCGGACGCGCAATCCTGGCGGCTTTATCCCACCCCAATTATATTTGGCACTCGATCGATTGGCGAGCGACTATGGGAACGAAACCATCCGCGCGACTACCCGCCAGGGTTTTCAGATGCACGGCATTCTTAAGAAAAACCTCAAGCCAGCCATCACTGCGATCGTCCAAAATATGGGTTCTACCCTCGGTGCCTGTGGCGACTTAAACCGCAACGTCATGGCACCCCCAGCACCCTTCAAAAATAAGCCAGAATATAGATATGCTTTGACGTATGCCGATCGCATTGCCGATCTGCTGACGCCCCAATCAGGTGCATATTATGAGGTTTGGCTGGATGGAGAAAAAGTCATTAGCGGCGAACCAGCACCGGAAGTCAAAGCAGCATTAACGAAGGATCTCGATCCTACAATTTTCCCTGGAGATGCAGAACCGCTGTATGGGATGCAATACATGCCTCGCAAATTTAAAATTGCGATTACCGTACCAGGCGATAACTCGATCGATATTTTCTCTCAAGACCTAGGATTGGTAGTAATTACTAATCCTAAAGGACAATTATTGGGCTTTAATGTTTATGCTGGTGGCGGATTGGGACGTACCCATAATAAAGAAGAAACCTTCGCGCGGATTGCCGATCCGATCGGCTATGTAACTAAAGCAAATATCTACGATTTAGTTAAAGCGATCGTGTCTACCCAACGCGATTATGGCGATCGCACCAATCGTCGTCACGCGCGGATGAAGTACCTCATTCACGATTGGGGTGTGGCTAAATTTAAAGCCAAGGTTGAAGAATATTATGGCAAAAAAATTCAACCGCTCAAGCAACTTCCTGCATTTAAATATCTAGACTTTTTGGGTTGGCACGAACAAGGCGACGGCAAGCTATTTCTAGGTATCTCAGTCGTCAATGGGCGGATTAAAGATGATGGCGATTTTAAACTTCGCACCGCATTAAGAGAAATCGTCCAAACGTATCAAATCCCGATGCGCGTGACCCCTCATCAAAACGTGCTGATTTATGATATTAAACCAGCCGATCGAGATAAAATCGACAAAATCCTCATCGCCAATGGTGTCGAACCAGATCCCACCAAAATCGATACCCTCGTTCGCTACTCAATGGCGTGCCCAGCCCTACCTACCTGCGGCCTCGCGGTCACCGAATCCGAACGCGTGGCTCCAAGCGTCAACGAGCGTTTCCGCGCCCTCTTGGACAAATTAGGCTTACCTGACGAGCAATTCGTCATCCGCATGACTGGTTGCCCCAATGGTTGCGCGCGTCCCTATATGGCAGAAGTCGGTTTCGTCGGTAGTTTCCCCGAAAGTTATCAAGTGTGGCTGGCTGGTTGTCCCGCTCAGACGCGTTTGGCGCAGGTTTACACCGATCGGATGCACATCAACGATCTGGAGACTTTCTTCACGCCGATGTTGGAGTATTTTAAGATCGATCGTAAGCCTGACGAAGGCTTTGGCGATTTTTGTAACCGCGTTGGGTTAGCATCCATTCGCGAGGTTTGCAAGCATTAA
- a CDS encoding histone deacetylase family protein: MSVPIVYHPDYVVPLPDSHRFPMSKFRILYELLLADGLVTTEQTFAPTLPPTEWLELVHDPAYIQAYYTGTLDPKAQRRIGLPWSPELVNRTCIALGGSILTAKLAIEHGIACNTAGGTHHAFANMGSGFCIFNDLAIASRVIQKLGLAKKILIVDLDVHQGDGTAAIFQRDPSVFTFSMHCDVNFPSKKQTSDLDVPLREGMEDAEYLKTLSQYLPDLLSQVKPDLVLYDAGVDPHISDRLGKLALTNTGIFDRDFYVLDTCVSQGYPVACVIGGGYAENIPSLVYRHSLLHRSASKVYHKYKL; this comes from the coding sequence TTGTCAGTTCCGATCGTTTATCATCCCGATTATGTAGTACCTTTACCCGATAGTCATCGCTTTCCGATGTCTAAATTTCGGATATTGTACGAACTATTATTAGCAGATGGATTAGTCACCACAGAACAAACATTCGCCCCCACATTACCACCGACGGAATGGCTAGAATTAGTTCACGATCCGGCTTATATTCAGGCTTATTATACAGGCACATTAGATCCCAAAGCCCAACGGCGCATCGGGTTACCCTGGAGTCCAGAACTCGTCAATCGGACTTGTATCGCCCTCGGTGGCTCGATTCTAACGGCGAAACTCGCGATCGAACATGGCATCGCCTGTAATACAGCAGGTGGCACCCATCATGCTTTTGCTAATATGGGTTCGGGCTTTTGCATCTTTAACGATCTGGCGATCGCATCTCGCGTCATCCAAAAATTAGGATTAGCCAAAAAGATTCTCATCGTCGATCTCGATGTCCATCAAGGTGATGGTACGGCGGCGATTTTTCAACGAGATCCGAGTGTCTTTACCTTCTCGATGCACTGCGACGTGAATTTTCCCAGCAAGAAACAAACCAGCGATCTCGATGTCCCCCTGCGGGAAGGAATGGAAGATGCGGAGTATTTAAAAACACTTTCGCAATATTTACCCGATTTATTATCACAGGTGAAACCGGATTTAGTCTTATACGATGCGGGTGTAGATCCGCATATTAGTGACAGGTTGGGCAAACTAGCATTAACTAATACTGGCATATTCGATCGAGATTTCTATGTGTTAGATACTTGCGTATCTCAAGGTTATCCAGTCGCCTGTGTGATTGGTGGTGGCTATGCTGAAAATATTCCGAGTTTAGTTTATCGACATTCGTTACTGCATCGATCGGCTAGTAAGGTTTATCACAAATATAAATTGTAA
- a CDS encoding ISAs1 family transposase — MPTQVEKKKQKTETVGATNLDSQEITKKFGQYFQDIKDPRTQRTRVHLLKDIITIAILAVIAGAKGWEDMEEYGVNKQEWLSTFLELPGGIPSADTFRRVFEKINPKELEQCFRLWVQSLIEQLGVEVVAIDGKTNRGSYDRASGVKALHMVSAWASEHRLVLGQTKVSAKSNEITAIPALLELLDIQGCIITIDAMGTQKSMATKITGANADYVLSLKDNHPTLHQQVKSWFETAQSQGFKGVDVSISQRVEKGHHRIENRKVYTVPVSQLPLLYQQDQWSGLQTVVMVVRKSQYWNKTTHEVQFYLTSLLSDANRIGSAIRQHWGIENSVHWTLDVTFDEDKSRIRSLHGPQNFAVLRRLALNALERETSFRRSIRQKSRRTAMNDRYMLAVLSAAVPTSHPSTSACQ; from the coding sequence ATGCCGACACAAGTAGAAAAGAAGAAGCAAAAAACTGAAACAGTCGGAGCGACGAATTTAGACAGCCAAGAAATTACAAAGAAGTTTGGGCAATACTTTCAAGATATTAAAGATCCCAGAACCCAGAGGACGAGAGTACATCTACTCAAAGACATTATCACCATTGCCATCTTGGCAGTAATCGCAGGAGCAAAAGGATGGGAGGATATGGAAGAGTATGGTGTGAATAAGCAAGAGTGGTTAAGTACATTTCTAGAGCTACCAGGCGGAATCCCCAGCGCCGACACATTTAGAAGAGTATTTGAAAAAATCAATCCCAAAGAATTAGAGCAATGCTTTCGGCTGTGGGTGCAATCACTAATTGAGCAACTAGGAGTGGAAGTAGTCGCCATTGATGGTAAAACCAACAGAGGTTCATACGACAGGGCATCTGGGGTCAAAGCGTTGCACATGGTGAGTGCATGGGCGAGTGAGCATCGATTGGTCTTGGGACAAACAAAAGTCAGTGCTAAATCTAATGAAATCACAGCGATTCCCGCATTATTAGAATTGCTAGACATTCAAGGCTGTATCATCACTATCGATGCAATGGGCACGCAGAAATCGATGGCGACGAAGATTACTGGAGCAAATGCCGATTATGTGTTAAGCCTTAAGGATAATCATCCAACACTACACCAACAAGTCAAAAGCTGGTTTGAGACAGCACAATCACAGGGGTTTAAAGGCGTAGATGTCAGTATTAGTCAGCGGGTGGAGAAAGGACATCATCGGATTGAAAACCGGAAAGTTTACACTGTCCCTGTTTCACAACTACCATTGCTGTATCAACAAGACCAGTGGAGTGGACTGCAAACAGTTGTGATGGTTGTACGCAAGTCTCAGTATTGGAACAAGACCACTCATGAAGTCCAATTTTACCTAACCAGTCTTCTCAGCGATGCCAACCGGATTGGTAGTGCGATTCGCCAGCACTGGGGGATTGAGAATTCTGTCCATTGGACATTAGATGTCACCTTTGATGAGGACAAATCTCGCATTCGTTCTCTCCACGGTCCGCAGAATTTTGCCGTGTTACGTCGCCTTGCACTTAATGCCTTAGAACGTGAGACATCTTTTCGGCGTAGTATTCGTCAAAAGTCCCGGCGAACCGCGATGAATGACCGCTATATGCTTGCTGTCTTATCTGCGGCTGTTCCCACTTCCCATCCAAGCACATCCGCTTGTCAATAG